One window of Halopelagius longus genomic DNA carries:
- a CDS encoding DUF7285 family protein codes for MSFSWTREGRERGQASPLAALVALFAVCTGVSIYVVALGGTAALGDDRTYADPTLHRVSEELADGGVADPSALGTAQSAAPDGRRLNVTLTAGDRRWTAGPTPPNGTPTDAASRTTSVRFGPGSVVPGRLRVAVWR; via the coding sequence ATGTCGTTCTCGTGGACGCGTGAGGGTCGCGAACGGGGGCAGGCGTCTCCGCTCGCCGCCCTCGTCGCCCTCTTCGCCGTCTGTACCGGCGTGAGCATCTACGTCGTCGCCCTCGGCGGGACCGCCGCCCTCGGCGACGACCGAACGTACGCGGACCCGACGCTCCACCGCGTCTCCGAGGAACTCGCGGACGGCGGCGTCGCCGACCCGTCTGCGCTCGGAACGGCGCAATCGGCGGCACCGGACGGACGCCGACTGAACGTCACGCTCACCGCGGGCGACCGGCGGTGGACGGCCGGTCCGACGCCGCCGAACGGGACGCCGACCGACGCGGCGAGTCGGACGACGAGCGTCCGCTTCGGTCCCGGGTCCGTCGTCCCCGGACGCCTCCGCGTGGCGGTGTGGCGATGA
- a CDS encoding DUF7286 family protein, whose translation MRLADDNRGRVPFALVGVLLLVTSSTYGASLATGGPSAADRTVDESMDRIDAETTTALRTAAHDAALAAARDPVTDNSTTAVGEVLGENRTFRRYLRLRISLAAAESLRSVEHERGDVVANASLPTPTSSACRAAGRCPATPKNESSVREAIRRVSVAKTANGTALRVTVRNVSLTARRDGRMVAEESVTRTLTVAVPVLGLHDRTVDYQRRLDANPLESPGLARRTTAGLLGVVQVRGAAQYAGAPIQNVLANRHVELSTNAGLLTAQRAAFGRSDPDARRGVRRATARTGLTDVLTPVAGSDGAAFIADGVTDAAAPPESENATIPTAAPPSTDETLRVDVGRTADEAFVKFLRGDGERAGFETIRRDGYRVRVTVQSDATTVRDGSRPAPDAPGEGWAMTGQETSRETRVESAGGTATRPRTDSGERVFDTAVRRVVVEHRVERTWRHANRSSRSTDATWTDAYRVEMAVTGSLASVPGPERPVDPLFERGGAVDGPNLRQVPDAVGDAFAERGGADAVARRAVGGEEPVVTTVDGRRPDELRAWVYDDVASLRERVRNVAVEPPARAVATGRVNPAARLASVIRERRASLVAAPDSYDGAADRVRVAARAAYLNRLLAALDERANRTAARNEGIEEALVDRGVDAERANRIAANRTVRTPARHEYGNDSTLGGSAAFVPDGDPAYLSVKPVSGDRVDGVGDETRYYPLAARNTNVFTLPYGDASDAVVNALFGSGESVSLRTAGKALTAANRTLATTDDETLAGRRDTLRRKTEDSLRAVRSRAVETLGAETDLPKDDRRRAVNAAFDRWEGTGRRAVAATNGSFAAAVAAEVEPTDATARDRLETALRVDVAAAATESAVRVPQRATNRTVSRTRKVGTKLLTDAAGRGTERAAQKYASLGGTPAGLPLSPTLNPWVATTNLWVVEARGEYARFAVSADRGGETPVTYVRDGSVVALDVDGDGVKETLGRSERVGFDVRTVVPVVVPPGRLGVGDKDGDAVEKSPAWDGTEPGPGCETPTGRCPRE comes from the coding sequence ATGCGCCTCGCGGACGACAACCGCGGGCGCGTCCCGTTCGCCCTCGTCGGCGTCCTCCTCCTCGTGACGAGTTCGACGTACGGCGCGTCGCTCGCGACGGGGGGACCCAGCGCCGCCGACCGGACCGTCGACGAGTCGATGGACCGAATCGACGCCGAGACGACGACGGCGCTCCGAACCGCCGCCCACGACGCCGCACTCGCCGCCGCGCGCGACCCCGTGACCGACAACTCGACCACCGCCGTCGGCGAAGTGCTGGGGGAAAATCGGACGTTCCGTCGGTATCTCCGTCTCCGCATTTCGCTCGCCGCGGCGGAGTCGCTTCGCTCGGTCGAACACGAACGCGGCGACGTGGTTGCGAACGCCTCGTTGCCGACGCCGACGAGCAGCGCTTGTCGGGCCGCCGGACGCTGTCCGGCGACCCCGAAAAACGAGTCGTCGGTCCGCGAGGCGATACGTCGAGTCTCCGTCGCCAAGACGGCCAACGGAACCGCACTTCGCGTCACAGTCAGGAACGTCTCGCTGACGGCCCGACGCGACGGACGGATGGTCGCCGAGGAGTCGGTCACCCGGACGCTCACCGTAGCCGTCCCCGTCCTCGGACTCCACGACCGAACCGTCGATTACCAGCGTCGACTCGACGCAAATCCGCTCGAATCCCCGGGACTCGCCCGCCGGACGACGGCGGGACTCCTCGGCGTCGTGCAGGTGCGAGGGGCCGCCCAGTACGCCGGCGCGCCGATTCAGAACGTCCTCGCGAACCGGCACGTCGAACTCTCGACGAACGCCGGCCTCCTGACCGCCCAACGCGCCGCGTTCGGCCGGAGCGACCCCGACGCCCGCCGCGGCGTTCGGCGGGCGACCGCCCGAACCGGACTCACGGACGTTCTCACGCCCGTCGCGGGGAGCGACGGGGCGGCGTTCATCGCCGACGGCGTGACCGACGCCGCGGCGCCCCCAGAATCGGAGAACGCCACGATACCGACCGCCGCGCCGCCCTCGACGGACGAGACGCTCCGCGTCGACGTGGGCCGCACGGCCGACGAGGCGTTCGTCAAGTTCCTCCGCGGCGACGGGGAACGCGCGGGGTTCGAGACGATTCGCCGCGACGGCTACCGAGTGCGGGTGACGGTCCAGTCGGACGCGACGACGGTCCGAGACGGATCCCGTCCCGCGCCGGACGCCCCCGGAGAGGGGTGGGCGATGACCGGACAGGAGACGTCCCGCGAGACGCGCGTTGAATCGGCCGGTGGGACGGCGACTCGGCCGCGGACCGATTCGGGCGAACGCGTCTTCGACACCGCCGTCCGGCGCGTCGTGGTCGAGCACCGCGTCGAACGGACGTGGCGACACGCGAACCGCTCGTCCCGAAGTACGGATGCGACGTGGACCGACGCCTACCGAGTCGAGATGGCCGTCACCGGCTCGCTCGCATCGGTTCCGGGGCCGGAGCGACCGGTCGACCCGCTCTTCGAACGCGGCGGCGCAGTCGACGGGCCGAACCTTCGACAGGTACCCGACGCCGTCGGCGACGCCTTCGCCGAACGCGGCGGCGCGGACGCCGTCGCCCGCCGGGCGGTCGGCGGCGAGGAACCGGTCGTCACGACCGTCGACGGCCGACGCCCTGACGAACTCCGCGCGTGGGTGTACGACGACGTGGCGTCTCTCCGCGAGCGAGTTCGGAACGTCGCCGTCGAACCGCCCGCGCGGGCGGTCGCGACCGGCCGCGTCAACCCCGCGGCCCGGTTGGCGAGTGTCATCCGAGAGCGCCGCGCGTCGCTGGTGGCCGCCCCCGACTCCTACGATGGGGCGGCGGACCGCGTCCGCGTCGCGGCGCGGGCGGCCTACCTGAACCGACTCCTCGCGGCCCTCGACGAGCGAGCGAATCGGACCGCGGCCCGAAACGAGGGCATCGAGGAGGCCCTCGTCGACCGCGGTGTCGACGCCGAACGGGCGAACCGCATCGCGGCCAACCGCACGGTTCGGACGCCCGCCCGCCACGAGTACGGGAACGACTCGACGCTCGGCGGGTCGGCGGCGTTCGTTCCCGACGGCGACCCGGCGTACCTCTCCGTGAAGCCCGTCTCCGGCGACCGAGTGGACGGCGTCGGCGACGAAACGCGGTACTACCCCCTCGCGGCGCGCAACACCAACGTGTTCACGCTCCCGTACGGGGACGCCTCCGACGCGGTCGTCAACGCCCTCTTCGGGTCCGGCGAGTCGGTGTCGCTCCGGACGGCGGGGAAGGCGCTCACCGCCGCGAACCGGACGCTCGCGACCACCGACGACGAGACGCTGGCGGGTCGCCGCGACACGCTCCGACGGAAGACGGAGGACTCGCTCCGCGCCGTTCGCTCGCGGGCCGTCGAGACGTTGGGCGCGGAGACCGACCTCCCGAAGGACGACCGTCGCAGGGCGGTCAACGCCGCCTTTGATCGGTGGGAGGGGACCGGGCGACGCGCCGTCGCGGCGACGAACGGGTCGTTCGCGGCGGCCGTCGCCGCCGAAGTCGAACCGACTGACGCGACGGCCCGCGACCGGCTGGAGACGGCGCTTCGCGTCGATGTCGCCGCCGCGGCGACGGAGTCCGCCGTTCGCGTGCCGCAACGCGCCACCAACCGGACGGTGTCGCGGACGCGCAAAGTCGGGACGAAACTCCTGACGGATGCGGCGGGGCGCGGGACCGAACGCGCCGCCCAGAAGTACGCCTCCCTCGGCGGCACGCCCGCCGGCCTCCCCCTCTCGCCGACGCTGAACCCGTGGGTTGCGACGACGAACCTCTGGGTCGTGGAGGCCCGCGGCGAGTACGCTCGCTTCGCCGTATCCGCGGACCGCGGCGGCGAGACGCCGGTCACGTACGTCCGAGACGGGAGCGTCGTCGCCCTCGACGTGGACGGCGACGGCGTCAAGGAGACGCTCGGCCGGAGCGAACGCGTCGGGTTCGACGTGCGAACGGTCGTTCCCGTCGTCGTCCCGCCGGGGAGACTCGGCGTCGGCGACAAAGACGGCGACGCGGTCGAGAAATCGCCCGCGTGGGACGGTACGGAACCCGGCCCCGGATGCGAGACGCCGACCGGGCGGTGCCCGCGGGAGTGA
- a CDS encoding DUF7284 family protein, giving the protein MNAAVDAAVCLLLVGAAVFGVTAVSDPVETGDSTRTDAAAETLATSTATVEYSLRPGTGPVRGTPAAFPRENGSEFRRTTHGTLAGLLARAAVATAGFGNDSLTGARDDFPRAVRGAVTGAFEASSLRVDAVWRPYPGSTVGGRVGVGAKPPSAATVHAATLSVPSGVEPVPSSAADDFGTLASAVAERTVEALVPPEAASLALRGDYPVSALMWHRYGRLGHELGVPVERDLRAENTTALNRRLADALAPAVEADLRDRFESPEAAAEAVEVHRVRVVVRTWESDGRAA; this is encoded by the coding sequence ATGAACGCCGCCGTCGACGCCGCGGTCTGTCTCCTCCTCGTCGGCGCGGCCGTCTTCGGCGTCACCGCCGTCTCCGACCCCGTCGAAACGGGAGATTCGACGCGCACGGACGCCGCCGCGGAGACGCTCGCGACGAGTACCGCGACGGTGGAGTATTCGCTTCGGCCGGGAACCGGCCCGGTGCGGGGCACCCCCGCCGCGTTCCCCCGCGAGAACGGGTCGGAGTTCCGCCGAACGACGCACGGGACGCTCGCGGGCCTCCTCGCGCGCGCCGCCGTCGCCACCGCCGGGTTCGGAAACGACTCGCTGACGGGCGCGCGGGACGACTTCCCGCGGGCCGTTCGCGGGGCGGTCACCGGCGCGTTCGAGGCGTCCTCGCTCCGCGTCGACGCGGTGTGGCGTCCCTACCCAGGTTCGACCGTCGGCGGACGGGTCGGCGTCGGGGCGAAACCGCCGTCGGCGGCGACGGTCCACGCCGCGACGCTGTCGGTACCGAGCGGCGTCGAACCGGTACCCTCGTCGGCGGCGGACGACTTCGGGACGCTCGCGTCGGCCGTCGCCGAGCGAACCGTCGAAGCGCTCGTCCCGCCCGAAGCCGCGTCGCTCGCGCTTCGGGGCGACTACCCCGTCTCGGCGCTGATGTGGCACCGATACGGCCGCCTCGGACACGAACTCGGCGTCCCCGTCGAACGGGACCTCCGCGCGGAGAACACGACGGCGCTGAACCGCCGCCTCGCCGACGCCCTCGCGCCCGCGGTGGAGGCGGACCTGCGCGACCGGTTCGAGTCGCCGGAGGCGGCGGCGGAGGCGGTCGAAGTCCACCGGGTCCGGGTCGTCGTTCGGACGTGGGAGTCCGACGGGAGGGCCGCCTGA
- a CDS encoding DUF7283 family protein, with the protein MLDVPLDSWYAWFGLSLASLALVGAVAGLPTTPPPNATDAAETVDRVAAAEYDATAEHPLDAASVRLGTRRISLRNDAGTAHATFGFGPVTPVPTGDSPLRAVLHGAPPERVFESKAAFQQAIVDARVESDTATWRDVDRTLIVRRTSWEGVDVVLVDA; encoded by the coding sequence ATGCTCGACGTTCCCCTCGACTCGTGGTACGCGTGGTTCGGACTGTCGCTTGCGAGTCTCGCACTCGTCGGCGCCGTCGCGGGTCTCCCGACGACGCCGCCGCCGAACGCGACGGACGCCGCGGAGACCGTAGACCGAGTGGCCGCCGCGGAGTACGACGCCACCGCCGAACATCCGCTCGACGCCGCTTCGGTCCGACTCGGCACTCGGCGCATCTCGCTGCGAAACGACGCCGGAACCGCGCACGCGACGTTCGGATTCGGCCCCGTAACGCCCGTCCCGACCGGCGATTCGCCGCTCCGAGCGGTCCTGCACGGCGCTCCGCCGGAGCGCGTCTTCGAGTCGAAGGCGGCGTTTCAGCAGGCTATCGTGGACGCACGCGTGGAGTCGGATACCGCGACGTGGCGCGACGTGGACCGCACGCTCATCGTTCGCCGCACCTCTTGGGAGGGAGTCGATGTCGTTCTCGTGGACGCGTGA
- a CDS encoding type II secretion system protein: MDASGDSTATTLARELARAYPWPVSVGDDLRRSAAFLGVDVDAETVVRAGYVAAVPASLVVLVASTLLAPASPVVTRLLLAVTAGLAATHAVHRLPVGMAALRRTRALGETADLVGRAALRMRLEPTPERAALFATRTGDGPLSESLESHVRRARGAPESALESFAEEWSPWFPAVDRSVSLLLTSADAAEGERSRSLDRALEAVLDGTHDEMADFASTVRGPTTALYAFGVLLPLALVGVLPAARAAGLTLPTSAFVFAYNVFLPLVVVAASAWLLVRRPVALPPPRVGSDHPDVTAGPHRGVLAGLVGVAVGWVGGGVVASWASPVAAAGFGLGASLAAHYYPMARVRRRVRDVESRLDDALYLVGRRVDDGTAVETAVEDAADDIDGATGEMLSDAAGVRRRLRVGVREAFLGEYGALADVPSPRTRGAAALLAVAATEGRPAGGAIVATADHLRELRRVEREARRQLSSVTGTLANTAAFFAPLVAGATVAMAARMAETDLSLSGEATALSTGTLGVSVGAYALCLAGLLTMLSTGLDRGLDRTLVGYRVGLALLAATGAYLAAFAGASLLF; encoded by the coding sequence GTGGACGCAAGCGGCGACTCGACGGCGACGACGCTCGCACGAGAGCTAGCCCGGGCGTACCCGTGGCCGGTGTCGGTCGGCGACGACCTTCGGCGGTCGGCGGCGTTTCTCGGCGTCGACGTGGACGCCGAAACCGTCGTGCGGGCGGGGTACGTCGCCGCGGTTCCGGCGTCGCTGGTCGTCCTCGTCGCTTCGACGCTCCTCGCGCCGGCGTCTCCGGTCGTCACGCGACTCCTCCTCGCGGTGACGGCGGGTCTCGCGGCGACGCACGCGGTCCATCGACTCCCGGTCGGGATGGCGGCGCTCCGACGGACGCGCGCGCTGGGCGAGACGGCCGACCTCGTGGGGCGTGCCGCCCTCCGGATGCGACTCGAACCGACGCCCGAACGCGCCGCGCTCTTCGCCACGAGAACGGGCGACGGCCCCCTCTCCGAGAGCCTCGAATCCCACGTCCGGCGGGCGCGCGGCGCACCGGAGTCGGCGCTGGAGTCGTTCGCCGAGGAGTGGTCGCCGTGGTTCCCCGCCGTCGACCGTTCGGTCTCGCTTCTCCTCACCAGCGCCGACGCCGCGGAGGGCGAGCGGAGTCGGTCGCTGGACCGAGCGCTGGAGGCGGTTCTCGACGGGACGCACGACGAGATGGCCGACTTCGCGTCGACGGTTCGCGGGCCGACGACGGCGCTGTACGCCTTCGGCGTCCTGTTACCCCTCGCGTTGGTCGGCGTCCTCCCCGCCGCCCGCGCCGCGGGACTGACGCTCCCGACGAGCGCGTTCGTCTTCGCCTACAACGTCTTCCTGCCCCTCGTCGTCGTCGCGGCGAGCGCGTGGTTGCTCGTGCGCCGTCCCGTCGCCCTCCCGCCGCCGCGCGTCGGGAGCGACCACCCGGACGTGACCGCCGGTCCGCACCGCGGAGTACTCGCCGGGCTCGTCGGCGTCGCCGTCGGATGGGTCGGCGGCGGGGTGGTCGCCTCGTGGGCGTCGCCCGTCGCGGCGGCCGGATTCGGTCTCGGCGCGTCGCTGGCGGCCCACTACTATCCGATGGCCCGCGTCCGTCGCCGCGTCCGCGACGTGGAGTCCCGACTGGACGACGCCCTGTACCTCGTCGGCCGGCGCGTGGACGACGGAACGGCGGTCGAGACGGCCGTCGAAGACGCCGCCGATGACATCGACGGCGCGACGGGCGAGATGCTGTCTGACGCCGCCGGGGTTCGACGGCGACTCCGCGTCGGCGTTCGGGAGGCGTTCCTCGGCGAGTACGGCGCGCTCGCGGACGTTCCGAGCCCGCGAACGCGGGGTGCCGCCGCGCTTCTCGCCGTCGCCGCCACCGAAGGCCGACCGGCGGGCGGTGCTATCGTCGCCACCGCCGACCACCTCCGCGAACTCCGGCGCGTCGAACGCGAGGCGCGGCGACAGTTGTCCTCCGTGACCGGGACGCTCGCGAACACGGCGGCGTTCTTCGCGCCCCTCGTCGCGGGCGCGACGGTGGCGATGGCGGCGCGGATGGCCGAGACGGACCTCTCGCTTTCGGGCGAGGCGACGGCGCTCTCGACGGGGACGCTCGGCGTCTCGGTTGGCGCGTACGCGCTCTGTCTCGCCGGTCTGCTGACGATGCTCTCGACCGGACTCGACCGGGGGCTCGACCGAACGCTCGTCGGCTACCGCGTCGGTCTCGCTCTCTTGGCGGCGACGGGGGCGTACCTCGCCGCGTTCGCCGGCGCGTCGCTTCTGTTCTGA